Proteins encoded together in one Coffea arabica cultivar ET-39 chromosome 2c, Coffea Arabica ET-39 HiFi, whole genome shotgun sequence window:
- the LOC140035834 gene encoding adenylate-forming reductase 03009-like: MQSEKIGRFSSCRGVAFEIKPHADPFAIPTNSSSKRIWFPWGTDSKIVPDAGDLIQRSMSKTSSHFCDLDLDDDEDRDTLADIEEGLEAHHDNEKFKPSMSPAPLLPPAASKREEKPKPAAKPNPNRLSVILLDQGLFTVYKRLFVVCLTLNITGLVLAATGHFPYARNKAALFAIANIFALTLCRSEAFLRIVFWLVVKVFGHSWVPIRIKTMITSLLQSLGGIHSSCGISSIAWLIYALVLTLKDRESTSSEIIGVASTILALICLSALAAFPLIRHLHHNVFERTHRFAGWSALALLWAFVILTISYDPKTKSYRSDIGSELVKHQEFWFTVAITVLIIIPWITVRRVPVKISSPSGHASIIKFQGGIKAGILGRISPSPFSEWHAFGIISDGKNEHMMLAGAVGDFTKSLVSDPPSHLWVRQVHFAGLPYLVNMYDRVLVVATGSGICVFLSFLLQPCRANVCFLWVTKGVEQNFGKEIKTWMSGHPRDKVIVHDTALLGRPNVSQMSVDTAKKWGAEVVIVTSNPEGSRDVVNACKGAGIPAFGPIWDS; the protein is encoded by the coding sequence ATGCAGAGTGAAAAGATTGGGAGGTTTTCAAGCTGCCGAGGCGTAGCTTTTGAGATCAAACCTCATGCAGATCCATTTGCTATCCCAACAAATTCTTCAAGCAAAAGAATTTGGTTTCCATGGGGAACCGATTCAAAGATTGTACCTGATGCTGGAGACCTTATACAGAGGTCTATGAGCAAAACCAGCAGCCATTTCTGTGACCTGGACCTTGATGACGATGAAGATAGAGATACTTTGGCTGATATTGAAGAAGGCCTTGAAGCTCATCATGACAATGAGAAATTCAAGCCCTCAATGTCACCAGCGCCTCTTCTTCCACCAGCCGCCAGTAAACGTGAAGAAAAGCCGAAGCCGGCAGCAAAACCAAACCCCAACAGGTTATCTGTTATACTGCTTGATCAAGGGTTGTTCACAGTTTACAAGCGGCTTTTTGTTGTTTGCTTGACACTCAACATCACCGGTTTGGTTCTTGCTGCCACCGGACACTTCCCATATGCCAGGAACAAGGCTGCATTATTCGCTATCGCAAACATATTTGCTTTGACTCTCTGTCGAAGTGAGGCCTTCTTGAGGATCGTATTCTGGCTCGTAGTGAAAGTTTTTGGCCATTCTTGGGTGCCTATTCGAATCAAAACTATGATTACTTCCCTCCTTCAATCCCTTGGAGGGATTCATAGCAGTTGTGGCATCTCCTCAATTGCATGGCTCATTTATGCTTTGGTTCTCACTCTCAAAGACAGAGAAAGCACTTCATCTGAGATAATTGGCGTGGCATCCACCATTCTTGCACTTATTTGCCTGTCTGCTTTGGCAGCATTTCCTCTCATTCGCCACCTCCATCACAACGTATTCGAGAGAACTCATCGTTTTGCAGGGTGGTCAGCTCTGGCTCTCCTTTGGGCCTTTGTGATCCTCACTATCTCTTATGACCCCAAGACTAAATCCTACAGGAGCGATATCGGCTCCGAACTGGTTAAACATCAGGAGTTCTGGTTTACAGTGGCCATTACCGTACTAATTATCATCCCATGGATAACAGTGAGACGTGTCCCAGTCAAAATCTCGTCCCCTTCAGGCCATGCATCCATTATCAAGTTCCAGGGTGGTATCAAAGCCGGAATACTTGGAAGAATTAGCCCATCTCCATTCTCAGAGTGGCATGCCTTCGGCATAATCTCTGATGGGAAGAATGAGCACATGATGTTGGCAGGTGCAGTTGGTGACTTCACAAAGTCCTTAGTCTCTGACCCGCCAAGCCACTTATGGGTGCGACAGGTGCACTTTGCAGGCCTTCCTTATCTGGTGAACATGTACGATAGGGTCTTGGTGGTGGCAACTGGCTCGGGCATCTGTGTGTTTTTGTCATTCCTTCTGCAGCCATGTAGAGCCAACGTTTGCTTTCTTTGGGTGACCAAAGGTGTTGAGCAAAATTTTGGCAAGGAAATTAAGACCTGGATGAGTGGACACCCGAGGGATAAGGTGATAGTTCATGATACAGCTCTCCTTGGACGTCCAAATGTTTCCCAAATGAGTGTTGATACTGCCAAGAAATGGGGTGCTGAAGTTGTCATCGTTACTAGCAATCCAGAGGGAAGTAGGGATGTCGTCAATGCATGCAAAGGTGCTGGAATTCCTGCCTTCGGCCCAATCTGGGATTCTTGA